From Delphinus delphis chromosome X, mDelDel1.2, whole genome shotgun sequence, a single genomic window includes:
- the RTL5 gene encoding retrotransposon Gag-like protein 5 — protein sequence MSEAAGNLNSLRMANVALREELNALRGENANLGLQLGRALAEVNSLRGNVSSYMRWPVPVVPVLSEENFEFPLSEIDAVPEGELPFLCWPPPRAEPEYAPDELLISVIQDCGTSGGPADPPPLPSPPPPALPPPSAKELPPQPPLPPLERPEIEPFSGDPVYLAEFLMQLETFIADHEDHFPGGAERVSFLISFFAGEAKDWAVSVTQEGSPLHANFPRFLDEIRKEFCGPIPPSVAKKAIRKLKQGDCTLGSYADAFQFLAQFLSWDDCRLQNQFLKGLSEFFRKELLWSTEMADLDELILECVEIERKVRVPKPIPLPGVRNIFFPFAADRNLEGEEGEECHSGDEDEEACRRKLQDKDQGRHVRAIQQETRGEERGKREEEMRKKELKQKGEEDKEEEEEEEEEEEEEEAEEEEEEGMRKKRKKEEEDQNKDEKDDEHEGGRQEPEQELEQEPEQEQETEDETQDDDLDELMEIEPTYANASSQTSGYYHENFLDVSPPIIQPSRRRNQNRVPLLEGLPGTNSPFYSSPPLIRRAGRLGQRQIRRRPPVLFRLTPRQGGHRAARGRIRV from the coding sequence ATGTCCGAGGCGGCCGGGAATCTCAATAGCCTCCGCATGGCGAACGTGGCCCTGCGAGAAGAATTAAATGCCCTTCGCGGGGAGAACGCCAATCTGGGCCTTCAGCTCGGCAGAGCCCTGGCCGAGGTCAATTCCTTGCGGGGCAATGTCTCGAGCTACATGCGTTGGCCGGTGCCCGTGGTGCCCGTCCTTTCCGAGGAGAACTTTGAGTTCCCGCTCAGTGAGATTGACGCCGTTCCTGAGGGAGAACTGCCCTTCCTGTGCTGGCCTCCCCCGCGCGCCGAGCCCGAGTACGCCCCAGACGAACTGTTGATTAGCGTGATCCAGGATTGCGGCACCTCCGGCGGGCCCGCCGACCCACCCCCGCTGCCCAGCCCGCCCCCGCCGGCGCTGCCCCCACCCTCGGCCAAGGAGCTGCCCCCGCAGCCTCCTCTGCCGCCGCTGGAGCGGCCCGAGATAGAACCCTTCTCGGGCGACCCAGTCTACCTGGCTGAATTCCTGATGCAGCTAGAGACTTTCATAGCCGACCATGAGGATCATTTCCCCGGGGGCGCTGAGCGGGTGTCCTTTCTGATCTCCTTTTTCGCTGGTGAAGCCAAGGACTGGGCCGTCTCAGTCACCCAGGAAGGAAGCCCCCTGCATGCCAACTTCCCGCGCTTCCTGGATGAAATTCGTAAGGAATTCTGTGGCCCCATCCCCCCAAGTGTGGCAAAAAAAGCCATCCGCAAGCTCAAGCAGGGAGACTGTACCCTGGGCAGCTATGCAGATGCTTTTCAGTTCCTGGCTCAATTCTTGTCTTGGGATGACTGCCGCCTTCAAAACCAATTCCTCAAAGGCCTGTCAGAATTCTTCCGCAAGGAGCTCTTATGGTCAACTGAAATGGCCGACCTGGACGAGCTGATTCTCGAGTGCGTGGAGATAGAAAGAAAAGTGCGTGTCCCCAAGCCAATCCCACTCCCTGGGGTTCgcaatattttcttcccttttgcaGCAGACCGTAATCTTGAAGGTGAAGAGGGAGAAGAGTGCCACAGTGGGGATGAAGATGAAGAGGCATGCAGGCGCAAGCTCCAGGACAAGGACCAGGGGAGGCATGTGAGAGCTATTCAGCAAGAGAccaggggggaggagagggggaagagggaggaagagatgagGAAGAAGGAGCTGAAACAAAAAGGGGAGGAGgacaaggaggaggaagaagaagaggaggaggaagaagaggaggaggaagcagaggaggaagaggaggaggggatgaggaagaagaggaagaaggaggaggaagatcAGAATAAGGATGAGAAAGACGATGAGCATGAGGGTGGCCGCCAGGAACCGGAGCAGGAGCTCGAGCAGGAGCCAGAACAGGAGCAAGAGACAGAGGATGAGACCCAAGATGATGACCTGGATGAGCTGATGGAGATAGAGCCCACCTATGCCAATGCTTCATCCCAGACTTCTGGCTACTATCATGAAAATTTCCTAGATGTGTCACCTCCCATCATACAGCCCAGCAGACGGAGGAACCAGAATCGAGTCCCACTTCTGGAGGGCCTTCCAGGTACCAATTCACCATTCTACAGTTCGCCGCCACTGATTCGCCGGGCAGGTCGCCTGGGGCAACGCCAAATACGACGCCGTCCCCCGGTGCTATTCCGCCTCACTCCGAGGCAGGGGGGCCACCGGGCTGCGCGGGGCCGCATTCGCGTGTGA